Sequence from the Christiangramia fulva genome:
CTGCTGAACAGAAATTACATCGAAAAATATGGGAAAGGGCGCATTTTTACCGCTGAGGGAGCTTCTTCGAACAATGGCTCAAAAGCTACTCCTGCGTTGTCTGCCGATATACTTGGTGATTGGCGGGAAGAATTGATCCTGCGAAGTGACGATAATAAAGAATTACGAATCTATTCTACGACCATTCCTACCAATCTAAGACAATATACCTTTATGCAGGATCCCCAGTATCGCCTGAGTGTTGCCTGGCAAAATGTGGGATATAATCAACCTCCGCATACCAGCTTTTATTTTGGAACAGACATGCAATCTGTTCCAAAACCAGATATAGAGATCATTAAACAGCAGCAAAGCAACTCCCAAAATTCATCAAAAACTCAATAATTATGAATATGGAAAATTCAAATCTATTAAGCCTAAAAGATCATACTGCTAATCCTGCACCCTTGGGTTTGCTGGCTTTCGGAATGACAACAGTTTTGTTGAACCTACACAATTCCGGTTTTTTTGAAATGAACGCCATGATCTTTGGAATGGGAATCTTCTACGGAGGACTGGCCCAGGTGATTGCCGGAATACTGGAGGCTAAAAAAGGAAATACTTTCGGCCTGACGGCCTTTACCTCCTATGGCTTCTTTTGGCTAAGCCTGGTAGGGCTTTTGGTGATGCCGAAGTTGGGGTGGGGAAGTGCCGCTTCCGAAAGTGCCATGGTTGCTTATTTGATTATGTGGGGAATCTTCACCTTTTTGCTGTTTTTTGGAACACTTAGAATGAGCAGAGCGTTACAGTTCGTGTTCGCAACTCTGGCTTTGTTGTTCTTTCTGTTGGCTCTGGGGGACGCCACAGGTAACTCTGTGATCAAGACCTTCACTGGTTTTGAAGGTATAATTTGCGGGGGTTCGGCGATCTATGCCGGAGCAGGAACCTTGTTGAACGAAGTGTACGGGAAAGATATCTTTCCCTTAGGAATAATAAAAAAATGATCATTACAAGAAATCTGATCCTACTGCTATTCTGTTCTTTTTCCTTTTTCTCTTCGGAAAAAAGGCTGGGATCTCGGATGAAGCTCAGAAAAATAGAAGTGGAAGCACCTTTCGAAATGCCGGATATCACAGTGCCGGATTTCAGTGATTGCACCGAACTTGCAATTACCGATTTTGGAGCTGTAGAGGGGCAGAAAGAGAAGACTTCTCAGGCTATCGCGGCAGCTATACAAAAGGCGAATCGTATGGGTGGCGCTACGGTGACTATTCCTGAAGGGCATTGGAACACCGGAAAGATACACCTTTTGAGCAATGTCAATCTCCATCTCGAAAAAGGAGCGGTGCTGGAATTCTCAGAAAATCCCGATGATTATTTGCCATCCGTTCAAACTACGTGGGAAGGAATGGAATGTTATAACTATTCCCCACTCATCTATGCTTTCGGCTGTAAGAATGTGGCTGTTACCGGCGAAGGAACATTGATAGCCAACATGGAAGTATGGAAGAAATGGTTTGCCCGCCCTAAAGCACACATGGAAAATTTGAAAAGACTTTACAACCTCTCTTCCTATTCAAAACCTGTAAAGGAAAGACAGATGGTGAACGATTCAGCCCATTTCAGGCCACAGTTCATTCAGTTCAACCGGTGTGAGAACGTCCTGCTGCAAGACATCTCCATCCAACAAAGTCCTTTCTGGACCATTCATCCTTTTATGTCTAAAAATATACTGATCAGCAATATAAGGGTGAAAGCACATGGGCATAACAATGATGGCATTGATCCTGAAATGAGTCAGAATGTATTGATCGAGAACTGTGTTCTGGATCAGGGGGATGATGCAATTTCTATCAAATCTGGTAGAAATCAGGATGCATGGCGATTAAATACGCCTTCTAAGAACATTGTTATTCGAAATTGCACTGTTAAAAACGGGCATCAGCTCGTGGCTTTGGGAAGTGAATTATCCGGAGGTATTGAAAATGTCCTCATAGAGAACTGCAGAGTGGTAGAGGGGGCCAAACTCAATCACCTTCTGTATATAAAGACCAATGAACGCAGGGGAGGCTTTGTCAGGAATATTTATGTAAACAATGTGGAGGCGGGGCGAATAGAAAGAGGAATACTTGGTGTAGAAACAGATGTACTCTATCAGTGGCGCAATTTAGTTCCTACCATTGAGAAAAAACTTACTCCCATCAATAATTTGTGTTTAAGGAATATTCATGCCGGCAATGTCAAATTCCTCTCAAGCATTAAAGGGGCCGAAGAACTTCCTGTAGAAAATGTTATTCTTAAAAACGTCACTGCCGATACCATTAGGGGAGAAAGGTACATCCGCGAAAATGTGGAGAATTTCAACGTCGAAGATTAGCCCGTAGAGCGTAAAGTACAATGATGAAAGAAATGAGAATAGTAGTTCTGATATTGTTGAGTTCCATTGGGTTTTCCTTACAGGCCCAGGTCAGAGATACGATCGATCTGGAAGGGCAATGGAAATTCCAAAAGGATGAGAAAGATCTGGGCGTTAATGAGAAATGGTATAACAAAACGTTGGATGGTGAAATTGAGCTTCCCGGTTCCATGAGAGTTCGGGGCAAAGGTGATCCTGTGACTTTAGAAACACAATGGACGGGAAGTATTTATGACAGTTCTTTTTACTTCAATCCCCGGTACAAAAAGTACAGACAGCCGGGCGATGTGAAATTTCCATTCTGGCTGACGCCGGAAAAGCAATACAAAGGAGCCGCATGGTATCAGAAAGAGGTGGTGATCCCGAAGACGTGGAAAAATAAACATATTAAGTTGTTCCTGGAAAGAGCGCATACCGAAACCATCCTCTGGATAGATTCAGTTAAAGTAGGTATGAGAAACAGCCTTGTTGCGCCACATCAATATGAGCTTGATTCTTTACTTTCTCCGGGAAAGCACCGCATCAGCCTCCGTATAGACAATCGGATTAAAAATATCAATGTAGGCCCCGATTCTCATAGTATTACCGATCACACCCAGGGTAACTGGAATGGAATGATTGGAAAACTGAAGCTTACTGCAACTGCCCCCGTTTATATTTCAGGAGTGCAGGCTTATCCCGATCTAAATGCTAAAGAGGTGAATCTAAAGATAGCGCTGGCCTCTATGGAAGGCATTGGAGATGAAGGCAGGCTTGAAATTTGGGGAAGTAGTTTTAATTCAGAAAGAAAAGACAGTATCAAAAGGCAGAGCTATAGTTATGCTTACGAAGGCAAGGCTGATACACTGCATCTCAGTATCCCAATGGGAGATGATTTTTTAACCTGGGATGAATTTGACCCCGCTTTGTACCTATTAAAGTTAAAACTCCATTCGGCCACTTCTGAAGAAGATCAATACCAGGTTCAATTCGCCATGCGGGAATTTAAAACCGATGGGAAAAATTTTACGATTAACGGTCGACCGGTTTTTCTGAGAGGAACCGTAGATAATGCGGTATTTCCACTCACAGGTTATCCTGATATGGATCTTGATTCCTGGCTTCGGATTTTCAGGATCATAAAGGCTCATGGATTAAACCATGTGCGCTATCATTCCTGGTGCCCTCCAGAAGCAGCCTTTAAGGCTGCAGATTTGGAAGGCCTGTATCTTCAGCCTGAAGGTCCTAGCTGGGCAAACCACGGCACCGCTTTGGGAGTGGGCAGACCTGTAGATAAATACATTTACCAGGAGGCAAACAGAATGGCCCGGCAGTATGGGAATTACGCCTCCTTTTGTATGATGGCTTACGGAAATGAACCGCGCGGAAGGCAGGTGGAGTATCTCTCCAGCTTCAATGCCTACTGGAAGAAAAAGGATCCGCGAAGGATCTATACCGGTGCTTCTGTGGGGGGGAGCTGGCCCGTAATTCCAAATAATGAATATATGGTTAGAGGTGGTGCCCGAGATCTCAGGTGGAAAAATTCTGCTCCCCAGACTAAAGCCAACTTCGAAAGGGCAATAGCGAATTTTGATGTGCCCTTTGTCTCTCATGAGATGGGACAGTATTGCGTGTTTCCTAACTTTAAAGAAATAACGAAATATAAAGGGGCTTATAAAGCTAAGAACTTTGAACTGTTTCGCGAAGATCTGAAAGATCATCATATGGCTTCACAGGCACACGATTTTTTTATGGCTTCCGGAAAACTGCAGGCGCTCTGTTATAAATATACCATTGAAAAGGCGCTACGCACCCCCGATTATTCGGGTTTCCAATTACTTTCTCTGAACGACTATCCTGGGCAGGGAACTGCTTTGGTAGGAGTTCTGGATGCTTTTTGGGATCCAAAGCCCTACATAAATAAAGAAGACTTCAGGGAATTTTGTAACAGCACAGTTCCCCTGGCTGAAATTCCACACTTCGTCTTTACCACTACTGAAGAATTTACAGCCGTATTAGAAGTTTCGCACTATGGAAAACAAGCTCTTCAAAAGGACCTTTTTTGGGAAATAAAAGCAGAAGATGGGCAACTGATTAAAAAAGGGAGTTTTCCTCATTCCAGCCTTAGCTTTGGCTTGAATAAGATCGGCAGTATAGAAGCTGATTTGGATTCTGTTGTGACTCCGGGCAAATTCACTCTTTCGGTGAATGTTCAAGGGACTTCTTTCCATAATCATTGGAATTTCTGGGTTTTTCCAGCAAAAACGCCTGAGATTAGACCCGATTTTTACACCTGCACTTCCCTTAATGAAAAAGCAAAAGAAGTGCTGCGTGCAGGGGGAAAAGTGTTCCTCAATGCAGCGGGAAAGGTGGTGAAGGGAGAGGAAGTAAAACAGACATTTCTCCCGGTGTTCTGGAATACTTCATGGTTCCAGATGCGGCCTCCTCATACGCTCGGCATTCTGGTGAATCCGAGGCATCCAATATTCACCGAATTTCCCACCTCTTATCACAGTGATCTCCAATGGTGGAGCATCGTAAATAATACGCAGGTGATGAATCTCGAAGATTTTCCTGAGAGCTTCAAACCCTTGATCCAGCCGATCGATACCTGGTTTATGAACAGACGGCTAGCCATGATATTTGAAGCTAAGGTTGGCAAAGGAAAGCTTTTGGTGTGCAGTGTTGATCTGCAGGATCCCGGTAAAGACGCGGCTGCACATCAGCTTTTTTACAGCCTCCGGAAGTATATGGAGTCAAAGGATTTTGACCCGAAGCAGGAAGTGGAACTAAGTGTAATCGAAGATATTTTCGAAAGTCCTTCGAAACAACAGTTCAATAATTATTCGAAAGAAGGTCCGGATGAGTTAAAACCAGACCAGAAAAAATAGAATTATAGAAATCTGAAGAAGGACGGGATGACTTAGAAAATTTGGTTATTTTTTTAGTTTACTTATCGCAAAGGCTTTTCGGCTTAAAAGAACAATATGGCACCAAAGCTAAATTCTGAAGAAAAGCCAAAAAATAATAAGGCTATATTAACGTAAAGATACAGATGGCGAGAAATTTCATGGTGATACCGAAATTAGTGCAGATGCTGGAGATGTTTATTTGATCAACAAATATAAAGATAGGGATTCTCATTTAAGTTCGCCTTCGAACCTATCAATATACCTTCCGCACCTGGTCATCCAAACCGCTACGGGAGGGCAGAACGTCCCCAGCTATTATTTCAGAAAGGAAAGCCTACCTACCTTTTTACAGCATCGCAGGGAGGACGTTATGAAACCGCTTCGGACTTTATTTTTTAAATTAACCTGATAGATTATGATTTTATTCTACCTAAAAAGATTCGCCTTTTTTCAAATCCTTTTAGCCTGCCACCTACTTTTAGCGCAGAAAAAAATCGAACGAAAAACTCTGGTTACGCGGCATAATATAGAGATTAATGAAGTAGACACCCTTGCTTCCCTTTCGGTGGGGAATGGCAGCTTTGCCTATACGGTGGATGCGACGGGAATGCAAAGTTTTCCTGAATACTACCAGCACGGAGTGCCTTTGGGAACAGAATCGGGATGGGGCTGGGACAGTTATCCCAATACCGAGAATTTCAGGTTCGAGGAGACCCTTGAGAATTATCATCAATATGGTCGGGAGATATCTTATTCTGCACAGGGAAAGAAATCGCACCGGAAAGAGGCGGCGGTCAATTATTTCCGTTCTAATCCGCACCGCTTGCAGTTGGGAAACCTTGGATTGATACTATATAAAAAAAATGGAGAAAGGGCAACGCCGGCCGATCTGGAAAATATTGATCAGAAACTCAATTTATGGACAGGAGAGATAGAAAGCAGATTCTCTGTTGAAGGTATTCCCGTTACGGTGTGGACGGTATGCCATCAGGCGGCAGATGCCGTGGGTATTAGAATAAAATCTAATCTGATTTCCAGGGGCCGGTTAAAGATTCGGCTAAGGATCCCATATCCGACAGGTGAATGGACCGATCTTGGAACCAAATGGAGCGGCGAATCTAACTATACCAGCAAGATTATTTCAAAAAATGAGCAGCAGGTAGCGATCGCCAGAAAGCTGGATTCCCTCACTTACAATATTGGCCTTACCTGGTCTGGAAAGGCGAAATTTGATAAAAAAGAGGAGAATTATTTTATTCTGAAACCAACAGGGGAGGAGGATTTTTCCTTTACATGCCGGTTCTCTGATAAGGTTTTTAAAAAAATTCCCTCTTTTGCGGAGGTAAAAGAAAGTAGTACTCATGGATGGAAGAATTTCTGGAGAAGTGGCGGGGCAGTAGATTTTTCGGGAAGTACTGATCCTCGGGCCAATGAGCTGGAACGTCGTGTCGTCCTTTCACAATACCTCACCCGGTTACAATGTGCTGGCACCATGCCACCCCAGGAAACCGGTCTTACCTATAACAGCTGGTATGGGAAACCTCACCTGGAGATGCACTGGTGGCATGGCATTCATTATGCTCTTTGGGGTAGACCGGAATTGCTGGAAAAAAGCTTACCCTGGTATAAAAAAGTATTAGCGAAGGCGAAAGCTATAGCTGAAAGGCAGGGATTCAAAGGAGCGCGATGGCAAAAAATGACCGATCCATCTGGTGATGAAGGTCCTTCCTCTGTAGGTTCTTTTCTTATATGGCAAGAACCTCATTTTATAACCTATGCAGAATTGATGTATCGTGCAAACCCTTCTGAAGAGACCCTCCTCCGGTACAAAGACGGGGTCTTTGCCACTGCCGATTTCATGGCTTCCTTCGCTCATTATGATCCGCAGCAGGATCGCT
This genomic interval carries:
- a CDS encoding acetate uptake transporter produces the protein MENSNLLSLKDHTANPAPLGLLAFGMTTVLLNLHNSGFFEMNAMIFGMGIFYGGLAQVIAGILEAKKGNTFGLTAFTSYGFFWLSLVGLLVMPKLGWGSAASESAMVAYLIMWGIFTFLLFFGTLRMSRALQFVFATLALLFFLLALGDATGNSVIKTFTGFEGIICGGSAIYAGAGTLLNEVYGKDIFPLGIIKK
- a CDS encoding exo-beta-1,4-galactosidase, producing the protein MRIVVLILLSSIGFSLQAQVRDTIDLEGQWKFQKDEKDLGVNEKWYNKTLDGEIELPGSMRVRGKGDPVTLETQWTGSIYDSSFYFNPRYKKYRQPGDVKFPFWLTPEKQYKGAAWYQKEVVIPKTWKNKHIKLFLERAHTETILWIDSVKVGMRNSLVAPHQYELDSLLSPGKHRISLRIDNRIKNINVGPDSHSITDHTQGNWNGMIGKLKLTATAPVYISGVQAYPDLNAKEVNLKIALASMEGIGDEGRLEIWGSSFNSERKDSIKRQSYSYAYEGKADTLHLSIPMGDDFLTWDEFDPALYLLKLKLHSATSEEDQYQVQFAMREFKTDGKNFTINGRPVFLRGTVDNAVFPLTGYPDMDLDSWLRIFRIIKAHGLNHVRYHSWCPPEAAFKAADLEGLYLQPEGPSWANHGTALGVGRPVDKYIYQEANRMARQYGNYASFCMMAYGNEPRGRQVEYLSSFNAYWKKKDPRRIYTGASVGGSWPVIPNNEYMVRGGARDLRWKNSAPQTKANFERAIANFDVPFVSHEMGQYCVFPNFKEITKYKGAYKAKNFELFREDLKDHHMASQAHDFFMASGKLQALCYKYTIEKALRTPDYSGFQLLSLNDYPGQGTALVGVLDAFWDPKPYINKEDFREFCNSTVPLAEIPHFVFTTTEEFTAVLEVSHYGKQALQKDLFWEIKAEDGQLIKKGSFPHSSLSFGLNKIGSIEADLDSVVTPGKFTLSVNVQGTSFHNHWNFWVFPAKTPEIRPDFYTCTSLNEKAKEVLRAGGKVFLNAAGKVVKGEEVKQTFLPVFWNTSWFQMRPPHTLGILVNPRHPIFTEFPTSYHSDLQWWSIVNNTQVMNLEDFPESFKPLIQPIDTWFMNRRLAMIFEAKVGKGKLLVCSVDLQDPGKDAAAHQLFYSLRKYMESKDFDPKQEVELSVIEDIFESPSKQQFNNYSKEGPDELKPDQKK
- a CDS encoding glycoside hydrolase family 28 protein, translated to MKLRKIEVEAPFEMPDITVPDFSDCTELAITDFGAVEGQKEKTSQAIAAAIQKANRMGGATVTIPEGHWNTGKIHLLSNVNLHLEKGAVLEFSENPDDYLPSVQTTWEGMECYNYSPLIYAFGCKNVAVTGEGTLIANMEVWKKWFARPKAHMENLKRLYNLSSYSKPVKERQMVNDSAHFRPQFIQFNRCENVLLQDISIQQSPFWTIHPFMSKNILISNIRVKAHGHNNDGIDPEMSQNVLIENCVLDQGDDAISIKSGRNQDAWRLNTPSKNIVIRNCTVKNGHQLVALGSELSGGIENVLIENCRVVEGAKLNHLLYIKTNERRGGFVRNIYVNNVEAGRIERGILGVETDVLYQWRNLVPTIEKKLTPINNLCLRNIHAGNVKFLSSIKGAEELPVENVILKNVTADTIRGERYIRENVENFNVED